GTTGCATCCAACAGTCAGCCAGGCTCCACTGCTGAATCCGATGGCTTAGAAGTTCAACCAAGTGATCACTGCTCACCCTCCCATGAAACATCATATAATTAGGTTCCAAAGTTAATAATGCTCGAACATCTCTCAAGGCACTTTCATAATCTTCAAGTGCAATGTAGAACCAAGCCCGCAATTCAAGGCAGTCCGGTGAAAGCTTGAATGCAATGATTTTACCAATCTCCAAGATAGCTTGCTTAATATGTTTCTTTTCCACCTTCATGACAGCTCTGTATTTATAGGGAAATGAGAGGGTTGGATCCAGTTCAGTGGCAGTATTGAGATCAataattttctctcttccaacacCATATAAAGATCTCTCTTGGTACATCCAACCAACTGGCTTATACTCAAAAATTATAGAATTTATCAACCTAAATGCTGAATACTGTTGCCCTTGCTTGTACTTAGCCCTTGCAATACCAGCTACTGAATAAACATGACCTGCCTGAACTGCTGCCTCAAAACAAAACTGGGCATCCTTGTATTCTTTTCTCTCAAGAAGAACACAACCCAGTTTATGCATGGCAAGCGCTTTTTGCCACTTTTCAGTCGCAAATTCTTGCAATCTGTCCAACAACATTACAGTTGTGTTTGATGCCATATTCTCTTCTATAGCAACTTGGCTCAGGAAATAATACAGAAAGAACGAACCACGCCCAAGCATGCTCCATCTCTCCCCAGCCTCAGGACTACAgaaaattttcagcactttacgaTTATACAAGGAACTAGGAAGCTCTCTCAACAACACCAGCAAGCAAGCAGCCACAAGAAGGTttgccctttcttccaaaccataATCAATAAGAATCAATACATCCTCAATTCCACATACTAATGAAGCCAAATGAGCATCACAAGCAGACTTCATCTCCTCACAGCAAAACCTATTTGCAAAAGAGAGCAACTCCAAAACAATCCCAGCACTAAACAAATCAACTCTCCTAGTCCTACTATACACTTCAACAGCTCTCATTCCCCCCACAGATATTCCGTTCATTGAAAAATCAATTTTATCCCTTCTTGACTCTGCAAAGCTACCATATAGCATTGCCTTTAGTGGACTAGAAAGAGCAGCAATTTTGTATCTAAAACAATGAATCAACTCATCATTAATACAAAACGAAACATCATCGTTGTCATAATCATCATCCAAACTGGGGCAATCATTTCCTATCAAGGTTTGTGTACTAACCACCTCAGAACAACCTTGATTACATAGGCAATGAATAGAAACTGAATTAGGATCATACCCGGAAACTAAAGCAGCAATGGGACATTCAAGAACATTGCCATTACAATCCATCGATGAAACGCCAATAAATTCATCTTCTCTCCTATCAAATCTTAACCAAGCAGAAAGCACAACCTTGGAGTGCACGTCAGTAGCATATTGCCTTGCAGCAAAGAGGCACCTTCTAAGCAGCTTAGAATCACCCAAGCAACGCAAGAGGGTATACTGCTCAATAAATAATAATGATTTATCAGTTGGCAAGCAGGTGTCTAGGCGACGATAGAGGTCAGCCAAAGATTCCACATGGTATATGGGTTTTAAGTCGGGGTCTAGCTGGGGTTCAAGAATTTCAGTTG
This is a stretch of genomic DNA from Hevea brasiliensis isolate MT/VB/25A 57/8 chromosome 12, ASM3005281v1, whole genome shotgun sequence. It encodes these proteins:
- the LOC110639433 gene encoding ethylene-overproduction protein 1; the protein is MRGFKFFDRFKSTQVHALSPSDNNSGMRAKLPKSNFTSSVSVSSQALLPYGLPTTEILEPQLDPDLKPIYHVESLADLYRRLDTCLPTDKSLLFIEQYTLLRCLGDSKLLRRCLFAARQYATDVHSKVVLSAWLRFDRREDEFIGVSSMDCNGNVLECPIAALVSGYDPNSVSIHCLCNQGCSEVVSTQTLIGNDCPSLDDDYDNDDVSFCINDELIHCFRYKIAALSSPLKAMLYGSFAESRRDKIDFSMNGISVGGMRAVEVYSRTRRVDLFSAGIVLELLSFANRFCCEEMKSACDAHLASLVCGIEDVLILIDYGLEERANLLVAACLLVLLRELPSSLYNRKVLKIFCSPEAGERWSMLGRGSFFLYYFLSQVAIEENMASNTTVMLLDRLQEFATEKWQKALAMHKLGCVLLERKEYKDAQFCFEAAVQAGHVYSVAGIARAKYKQGQQYSAFRLINSIIFEYKPVGWMYQERSLYGVGREKIIDLNTATELDPTLSFPYKYRAVMKVEKKHIKQAILEIGKIIAFKLSPDCLELRAWFYIALEDYESALRDVRALLTLEPNYMMFHGRVSSDHLVELLSHRIQQWSLADCWMQLYEQWSCVDDIASLAVINQMLVNDPGKSLLWFRQSLLLLRLNCQKAAMRCLRLATNHCSSEHERLVYEGWILYDTGHREEALFRAEKSILIQRSFEAFFLKAYILADTNLDPETSSYVIQLLEEALRCPSDGLRKGQALNNLGSIFVDCGKLDQAADCYMNALKIKHTRAHQGLARVYHLKSQRKAAFDEMTKLIEKAHNNASAYEKRSEYCDRDMAKNDLNRATQLDPLRTYPYRYRAAVLMDDQKETEALEELTKAIAFKPELQMLHLRAAFYESIGDLPSTLQDCEAALCLDPNHIDTLDLYNKTQNRAAHQ